In one window of Fibrobacter sp. DNA:
- a CDS encoding alpha/beta hydrolase, with the protein MVVETNSANGINEGTIYRPEDLGYGKKYPIYLWANGACSKNGTSNTAALGEIASHGYFVISDGKPNGDGSRPMGGDVKEMGKPFIAYMNWIIAENRKPCSPYYQSIDTTKVAGNGFSCGGLLSMGIAHDPRTTTWALSSSGSFSDNWSLWNSVHTPVLILEGHKDGTGAYNNGLRDYNGISSKGHPIMFFSNKTFDHGGDLWNTNGGHFTKITLAWLNWWIKGDTGSTGKGVLVGSGCSYCRDNNWEVKSANIP; encoded by the coding sequence GTGGTTGTGGAAACGAACTCCGCTAATGGAATCAATGAGGGCACAATTTACAGACCTGAGGATCTGGGGTATGGGAAAAAATACCCCATCTATTTGTGGGCAAATGGCGCCTGCTCTAAAAATGGAACATCGAATACTGCCGCTCTGGGAGAAATCGCTTCACATGGATACTTTGTTATCTCGGATGGTAAGCCAAATGGTGATGGAAGCCGCCCGATGGGTGGAGATGTAAAAGAGATGGGGAAACCATTTATTGCATACATGAACTGGATCATAGCTGAAAACCGCAAACCCTGCAGTCCTTACTACCAGAGTATCGATACCACCAAGGTCGCAGGAAACGGTTTTTCCTGCGGCGGTCTTTTGTCGATGGGTATAGCACACGATCCCCGTACAACAACCTGGGCGCTCAGCAGCAGCGGTTCTTTTTCTGACAACTGGTCACTGTGGAACAGCGTACACACGCCAGTATTGATCCTTGAGGGTCATAAGGATGGAACGGGCGCATACAATAACGGCCTGAGAGACTACAATGGTATCTCCTCCAAGGGGCATCCAATTATGTTCTTCAGTAATAAAACTTTTGATCATGGCGGTGACTTGTGGAATACCAACGGAGGACACTTTACAAAGATCACTCTGGCCTGGCTGAACTGGTGGATAAAGGGAGACACTGGCTCAACAGGAAAAGGCGTTCTTGTAGGCTCCGGCTGCAGCTACTGCAGAGACAACAACTGGGAAGTTAAATCGGCAAATATTCCTTAA